Proteins from one Podospora pseudoanserina strain CBS 124.78 chromosome 1, whole genome shotgun sequence genomic window:
- a CDS encoding hypothetical protein (antiSMASH:Cluster_6), protein MSGWGNPNCQGSFLWAYRGTANACVNVRTQAASIDYATTVSTRVELINTANCGIVGRGLLTGPSESTTDESDSVVQVIEVKGDGDSADGSVIKRDIEQICYNIPAGDQAFRVTLI, encoded by the coding sequence ATGTCCGGGTGGGGCAACCCGAACTGCCAGGGCTCCTTCCTGTGGGCCTACCGGGGGACCGCCAACGCCTGCGTCAACGTCCGGACGCAGGCGGCGTCGATCGACTACGCCACTACCGTGTCCACACGAGTGGAATTGATCAACACCGCAAACTGCGGAATCGTGGGCCGTGGGCTCCTCACTGGACCCTCCGAATCAACAACTGACGAGTCCGACTCCGTCGTGCAGGTGATCGAGGTCAAGGGCGACGGCGACAGCGCCGATGGCAGCGTCATCAAGAGGGATATAGAACAAATTTGTTATAACATCCCGGCCGGGGATCAAGCTTTCCGCGTTACATTGATCTGA
- a CDS encoding hypothetical protein (EggNog:ENOG503P5VA; COG:S; antiSMASH:Cluster_6) has protein sequence MSLKLLSHHSTAREIKQLPGYPRLKPAYILKINIGNILKVGTVGSGQNLSLVETGTGTLTTAEGYDCPVDGEIVYGADWLLNEPDGEHAIPNLKLLIKTKDGAILSSEYTGTGVFSKPVLDMWAGDENAKTFPFGISSTYHTFQSGDPKYKHLQYKTFVGNGRFVVNDDRSITVESRISEVIPSNDLDC, from the exons ATGtccctcaagctcctcagTCACCATTCCACAGCTCGTGAGATCAAGCAGCTTCCGGGCTATCCCCGGTTGAAGCCTGCTTACATCTTGAAG ATCAACATTGGCAACATTTTGAAGGTGGGAACCGTGGGTTCTGGCCAAAACCTATCTCTCGTG GAAACCGGAACCGGCACCCTGACGACAGCTGAGGGCTACGATTGTCCTGTCGACGGCGAGATTGTCTACGGCGCAGACTGGCTCTTGAACGAGCCAGACGGAGAGCATGCCATTCCCAACCTGAAGCTCCTCATCAA AACCAAGGACGGTGCC ATCCTGAGCTCTGAGTACACAGGCACAGGCGTCTTCAGCAAGCCGGTCCTCGACATGTGGGCTGGTGACGAAAACGCAAAGACATTTCCGTTTGGAATCTCTT CAACATACCATACCTTCCAATCCGGTGACCCCAAATACAAGCACCTGCAGTACAAGACGTTTGTTGGAAATGGACGGTTTGTTGTGAACGACGACCGCTCCATCACTGTTGAGTCGCGGATCTCTGAGGTCATTCCTAGCAATGACTTGGATTGTTAG
- a CDS encoding hypothetical protein (antiSMASH:Cluster_6; EggNog:ENOG503P58V; COG:Q) produces the protein MATVLETNKPAPAEEPGFSVKEGANWSEYLSFRPVYPQSFFGRIYEYHFQKPQATSTTAQDIGAGCGIVSSNLASRFNKVIVSDPNDGYTTLARKLLVEQSRLPASKFTFLQEGAEKSSVQSGTVDLVTACEMMHWTNVDVAVKEFGRVLKAGGTLAITYYTVPRIVGNEPAQKIWRQIWRAYAERAQGELYDHAFGIVNSGFQCIGLPEAEWGSVKRVYINSGGSTVPFQIDDRLAESRVRGDEEAIWLEGDKDWYDEQGLDWLKGYLATWVPRIPEADIQDLWDALEAALNGKKASLETPLVLIFATKKA, from the coding sequence ATGGCAACAGTCCTTGAGACAAACAAACCGGCTCCTGCTGAGGAGCCCGGCTTCTCAGTAAAGGAAGGCGCCAACTGGTCCGAATACCTCTCCTTCCGCCCCGTGTACCCACAGTCTTTCTTCGGCCGCATCTACGAATATCACTTTCAGAAGCCCCAGGCGACTTCAACAACGGCCCAAGATATTGGAGCCGGCTGCGGCATTGTCTCTTCAAACTTGGCCTCCCGTTTCAACAAAGTGATCGTCTCGGACCCCAATGATGGCTACACCACACTCGCTCGGAAACTTCTTGTCGAGCAGTCTAGGCTTCCAGCGTCCAAATTCACCTTTCTACAGGAGGGCGCAGAGAAAAGCTCTGTCCAGTCCGGGACAGTGGATTTGGTCACGGCCTGTGAGATGATGCACTGGACAAACGTTGACGTGGCCGTCAAAGAATTCGGCAGAGTCCTCAAGGCTGGCggcaccctcgccatcacTTACTACACCGTGCCCAGGATCGTCGGCAACGAGCCAGCCCAGAAGATCTGGAGGCAGATTTGGCGGGCTTATGCCGAACGGGCCCAGGGAGAGCTGTACGATCATGCTTTCGGCATTGTCAACTCAGGGTTTCAGTGCATCGGACTCCCTGAGGCGGAATGGGGAAGTGTCAAGAGGGTGTACATCAACTCAGGAGGGAGCACCGTGCCTTTCCAGATTGATGACAGGTTGGCTGAGAGTAGAGTCagaggcgatgaggaggcAATCTGGTTGGAAGGCGATAAAGACTGGTATGACGAGCAAGGTCTTGACTGGCTGAAGGGTTACCTCGCAACATGGGTGCCACGAATCCCAGAGGCGGATATCCAGGACCTTTGGGATGCTTTGGAGGCTGCATTGAATGGAAAGAAGGCGAGCCTGGAAACACCACTTGTGTTGATCTTCGCCACCAAGAAAGCATAG
- a CDS encoding hypothetical protein (COG:S; antiSMASH:Cluster_6; EggNog:ENOG503P1UH) gives MTTVAPAIDPKSVDWTNGMKKAPRNVAWYQATLNRVPDTALQIFREYSKIPDEKILDHIHTIRDQAWEILPYPCIGVFRFLDFPACLSPAYPEVLERVRAGETFLDLGCCFGQDIRKLVHDGAPSDNIIGVDTESRFIDLGYELFGDRERLKVHFCTGDVFAEDFLAEYRGRVDIIFLGSFLHLFSFEQQVAIVAQLDKLLRPKAGSLVFGRHMATEEKGGVLRRNALGWDLYHHSSETIKQLWDTAPDGKWDVSSTLVPYKSEGWDNGVNWQGGNDVRQQYFSAKRL, from the exons ATGACAACTGTTGCCCCAGCTATTGACCCCAAGTCCGTGGACTGGACAAATGGCATGAAGAAGGCGCCTCGAAATGTCGCGTGGTATCAAGCAACGCTCAACCGTGTTCCCGACACTGCTCTTCAGATCTTTCGGGAATATTCCAAGATCCCCGACGAAAAGATTCTTGACCACATCCACACCATCAGAGACCAAGCGTGGGAAAT TCTCCCTTATCCATGCATCGGCGTCTTCCGATTCCTAGACTTCCCTGCCTGTTTATCCCCTGCCTACCCCGAGGTCTTGGAGCGTGTCCGCGCTGGAGAAACCTTCCTTGACCTCGGTTGCTGTTTTGGTCAGGACATCCGGAAACTGGTGCATGATGGAGCACCATCGGACAACATCATCGGTGTCGACACAGAATCTCGATTCATCGACCTCGGCTACGAGCTTTTCGGTGACCGGGAGCGGCTAAAGGTCCACTTTTGCACCGGAGATGTCTTTGCTGAGGATTTCCTGGCCGAGTATCGTGGCAGAgtcgacatcatcttcctcggaTCCTTCTTGCATCTGTTCAGCTTTGAGCAGCAGGTCGCCATTGTTGCACAGTTGGACAAGCTTTTGAGACCAAAGGCGGGCtctttggtgtttgggagacACATGGCTAcagaagagaaggggggCGTGCTGCGCAGAAATGCGCTTGGGTGGGATTTGTACCATCACAGCTCTGAAACAATCAAGCAATTGTGGGACACGGCTCCAGATGGCAAGTGGGATGTTTCTTCGACGCTTGTGCCATACAAGTCCGAAGGCTGGGATAATGGGGTTAATTGGCAGGGGGGCAATGATGTTAGACAGCAATACTTCAGCGCCAAAAGGCTTTAG
- a CDS encoding putative NRPS-like protein biosynthetic cluster (antiSMASH:Cluster_6; COG:I; SMCOG1002:AMP-dependent synthetase and ligase; EggNog:ENOG503NUND) has translation MDQLFSNTTSTMFSEDLQGVTFKAPPSPPLPDFNIGRLLDRQAQEYPERVAIVSRWQNSRVNYQELHKDCRDIANSLLYHGVRPGDHVIVLAGNTLEYAKLFFATGAIGAVFSIINPTFTTEEVMSAVELLEPTVIFVADRIGYRKNSGLLAELTQLKAQSPLIVRLPAVTAVETIAQGVVPWDEFLQRGSSHSQEDGLLAQYWAKSDPNDTFCVQFTSGTTGPRKAAMLSHRNLISNAWLVGNRLGYTPNDSTCCLAPLFHCFALICGIIAPIMYGGAAVIPSDVFLAGASLEALSEERCTVIHGVATMFQALLDHPDAAKYAPNFRLRTGIVAGSTLSRSWIKRLDEVFGFTGLAYGYGMTELSCMVFLTDPSQVSLLDDHTSVGTLLPHSYARVVDSKLNVLPAGVPGELLIFGYLVFKGYYKNPAKTDQALVRDAQGRAWLRTGDLVSINAAGRCTIRGRVKDMIKRGGENIFPADVEAALEKHPGIVAAACIGIPDEYWGEIVGVFVKRESGSKLGERELKLWLRNKVAPHKMPERFFWLGDGGGIPDELPFNHTGKLMKGELRDIATALAKEK, from the exons ATGGATCAGCTATTCTCAAATACGACCTCTACGATGTTCTCAGAAGACCTTCAGGGTGTCACGTTCAAggcacccccatccccaccgcTGCCGGATTTCAATATTGGCCGACTGCTGGACAGGCAAGCACAGGAATACCCGGAAAGAGTAGCGATTGTGTCTCGATGGCAGAACAGCCGTGTAAACTATCAAGAGCTACACAAAGATTGCCGGGATATTGCAAACAGCCTGCTATATCATGGCGTGCGTCCGGGTGACCATGTGATTGTCCTTGCGGGCAACACCCTCGAGTACGCTAAGCTGTTCTTCGCCACGGGTGCGATAGGTGCCGTattctccatcatcaacccgACATTTACTACAGAGGAGGTAATGTCTGCAGTGGAGCTTCTTG AGCCCACCGTTATTTTCGTCGCCGACAGGATCGGGTATCGCAAGAATAGTGGGCTTCTCGCAGAGCTCACGCAGCTCAAGGCGCAGAGTCCGCTCATTGTCCGGTTGCCGGCTGTTACAGCGGTTGAGACTATAGCTCAAGGGGTTGTTCCATGGGATGAATTTCTCCAGCGTGGCTCAAGCCATAGTCAAGAAGACGGCCTGCTGGCCCAGTATTGGGCAAAATCGGACCCGAATGACACATTTTGCGTGCAATTTACGAGTGGAACCACTGGTCCGAGAAAGGCGGCGATGTTATCACACCG GAACCTGATCAGCAATGCCTGGCTGGTGGGAAATCGGCTCGGATACACACCGAACGACTCTACCTGCTGCCTGGCGCCACTATTTCACTGTTTTGCACTGATCTGTGGCATCATTGCACCTATCATGTATGGCGGCGCAGCTGTGATCCCGTCGGATGTCTTCCTCGCAGGCGCGAGCCTTGAGGCGCTTTCGGAAGAGAGGTGCACGGTGATCCACGGCGTGGCCACCATGTTTCAAGCCTTGCTGGACCATCCGGATGCTGCGAAATATGCACCTAATTTTCGTCTGCGGACTGGCATTGTGGCAGGTTCAACCCTCTCACGTAGTTGGATCAAGCGTCTCGATGAAGTGTTTGGGTTTACTGGACTTGCTTACGGTTACG GCATGACAGAGTTGTCCTGCATGGTATTTTTGACGGACCCGTCACAGGTGTCACTGCTTGACGATCACACTTCTGTGGGCACTCTGTTGCCGCACAGTTATGCTCGGGTTGTCGACAGCAAATTGAATGTGCTCCCTGCCGGTGTCCCTGGCGAGCTGCTCATTTTCGGATACCTTGTCTTCAAAGGATACTACAAGAACCCAGCGAAGACGGATCAAGCTTTGGTCCGTGATGCACAAGGTCGGGCTTGGTTGCGAACGGGCGATCTTGTGTCTATAAACGCAGCAGGTCGGTGCACTATCAGGGGAAGAGTCAAGGATATGATTAAACGAG GCGGAGAGAACATCTTCCCAGCAGATGTCGAGGCAGCTCTGGAGAAACACCCTGGTATTGTTGCGGCTGCTTGCATTGGCATTCCCGATGAGTACTGGGGTGAAATTGTGGGCGTGTTTGTCAAGCGTGAGTCTGGAAGCAAACTTGGCGAAAGAGAGCTCAAGCTTTGGCTCCGAAACAAGGTTGCTCCTCATAAGATGCCAGAACGGTTCTTTTGGctcggagatggaggtggcATCCCGGACGAGTTGCCTTTCAATCACACAGGCAAGCTGATGAAAGGTGAACTGCGTGACATTGCCACGGCATTGGCAAAGGAAAAGTGA
- a CDS encoding hypothetical protein (EggNog:ENOG503NVRE; COG:E; antiSMASH:Cluster_6; SMCOG1271:2-isopropylmalate synthase), with the protein MSFGNPVSKSGGKRVTNNTVKKYTPFPALHFPERKWPQKTLTKPPRWLSTDLRDGNQALVQPMDGDAKLRFFQHLVKFGYKEIEVSYPSASQTEFDFTRRLITTGAIPDDVWIQVMAPCREELIRTTIEAARGAKKVIVHIHLSTSEVFREVVFNMTEQETIELAVRCARLIRNLTKDSADPEMRQTEWTLEFTPENFQDTSLEFALEICEAVKAAWEPTEENKIIFNVAATVEVAMPNVFADQIEYFCTHISDREKVSVSLHNHNDRGCAVAATEMGQLAGADRVEGCLFSNGERTGNVDLVTLALNLYTQGVDPGIDFGNLNEVVDMVEELTKIPVHFRAPYAGKYTFCTFTGTHQDAIRKGYKSRARLEERSGPSAKWQMPYLPMDPADLGRKHEAIIRLNSQSGKGGIGWFVNKVFEVDMPRDLEVAFTRVVKSYSEEKGVEITHDIIEELFRSHYMLPKPEGVQLLSCNLRTGKTCSARSNGVNGVNGMNGHAVSGANGVNDHANGHANGKPKPNGKPAIHEHTKTVHLQANIAIQGVRQTISGSGDDILTSLVDAVRGLGFCFDVLDYKTEWQHHEGAGENDESTRRSAGFVKLVSGDKTAWGVGIQEDSILASLHAILSAAAKLE; encoded by the exons ATGAGCTTCGGAAACCCTGTTTCCAAATCGGGAGGAAAGAG ggtcaccaacaacacagTGAAGAAGTACACCCCATTCCCAGCTTTGCATTTTCCAGAGCGGAAATGGCCCCAGAAAACGTTGACAAAGCCGCCGCGGTGGCTGTCAACCGACCTGAGAGATGGGAATCAGGCCTTGGTACAG CCTATGGATGGTGACGCCAAGCTTCGCTTCTTCCAGCATCTGGTCAAGTTTGGCTACAAGGAAATCGAAGTCTCGTACCCATCAGCCAGCCAGACCGAATTCGATTTCACCAGGcggctcatcaccaccggtgCAATCCCAGATGATGTCTGGATCCAAGTAATGGCTCCCTGCCGCGAGGAGCTGATCAGAACCACCATTGAGGCAGCAAGAGGCGCCAAGAAAGTGATCGTGCACATTCACCTTTCTACATCTGAAGTCTTCCGGGAGGTGGTCTTCAACATGACCGAACAAGAGACCATCGAGCTGGCCGTCCGATGTGCACGGTTGATTCGCAATCTCACCAAAGATTCAGCCGATCCGGAAATGCGGCAGACTGAGTGGACGCTGGAATTCACCCCCGAGAACTTTCAAGATACCTCCCTGGAATTTGCCCTGGAGATCTGTGAGGCAGTGAAGGCAGCCTGGGAACCGACAGAAGAGAACAAGATTATCTTCAACGTGGCAGCGACAGTCGAAGTAGCAATGCCCAATGTGTTTGCAGACCAAATCGAGTACTTCTGCACCCACATATCCGATCGGGAAAAGGTCAGCGTATCGCTGCATAATCACAATGATCGTGGCTGCGCTGTGGCCGCTACAGAAATGGGTCAGCTTGCCGGTGCGGATCGAGTGGAAGGCTGTCTATTTTCCAACGGAGAACGGACAGGCAATGTCGATTTGGTGACTCTCGCGCTGAACCTCTACACTCAGGGGGTGGACCCGGGCATTGACTTTGGCAACCTCAACGAAGTGGTCGACATGGTCGAAGAGCTCACCAAAATTCCGGTCCACTTTCGGGCACCATACGCTGGCAAATACACGTTCTGCACATTTACTGGCACCCACCAAGACGCCATACGCAAGGGCTACAAGTCCAGAGCCCgtttggaggagaggtcggGACCCTCAGCAAAATGGCAAATGCCATATCTTCCCATGGATCCTGCGGACTTGGGGAGGAAGCATGAAGCTATCATTCGCCTCAACTCTCAGAGTGGCAAAGGTGGTATTGGCTGGTTCGTGAATAAGGTCTTCGAGGTCGATATGCCAAGAGACCTCGAGGTCGCCTTTACGAGGGTGGTCAAGAGCTACTCTGAAGAGAAGGGTGTTGAAATCACACATGATATCATTGAGGAACTTTTCAGGTCTCACTACATGCTCCCAAAGCCAGAGGGTGTGCAGCTTCTAAGCTGCAATCTGAGAACCGGGAAGACTTGCAGTGCAAGATCCAACGGCGTAAACGGTGTCAACGGGATGAACGGCCACGCCGTCAGTGGCGCGAATGGCGTAAACGATCACGCCAACGGTCACGCCAACGGCAAACCAAAGCCCAACGGAAAGCCTGCTATACATGAACATACCAAAACGGTACACCTGCAGGCCAATATTGCTATCCAAGGAGTCAGACAAACCATTTCTGGCTCAGGAGATGACATTTTAACAAGCCTGGTGGACGCTGTACGCGGTCTCGGCTTCTGCTTTGACGTGCTCGACTACAAAACGGAGTGGCAGCATCACGAAGGAGCGGGGGAGAATGACGAGTCGACACGGAGAAGCGCCGGCTTCGTCAAGCTGGTGTCAGGGGACAAAACCGCTTGGGGAGTGGGTATTCAGGAAGATTCAATCCTGGCATCATTACATGCA ATTTTGAGCGCAGCCGCAAAGCTGGAGTAG